A genome region from Pristis pectinata isolate sPriPec2 chromosome 4, sPriPec2.1.pri, whole genome shotgun sequence includes the following:
- the dnajc28 gene encoding dnaJ homolog subfamily C member 28 → MLTAKKHWVMTSLRAARMLSGHRSLSKSLQECYSLLNIQENCNHDEVKEAYVKLAKLYHPDSGSDGADPLKFMQVEEAYKAVVKHLAERRKAESDQKLDEEEQSKYLAPQHRQYLNFEGIGIGTPSQREKQYRKFRVNRATDQVLDYRKQKLQAQDLENTMMVKDVQQSKKTKITQAVERLVEDLIQESMAKGDFDNLSGKGKPLQKFSQYPYIDPMTHNLNRILIENGYQPEWIVRQKEIKQTMEKLRNDMMSYRKKLGEPLTVYTQKHWDLNCEQFRNDIKQLNKTVDRFNLIVPLLNRQMLHFDPDKELAVILKNYDALMEANKTTSEIIGKSTEESSTKNNLFNWIKLFLKYSQRK, encoded by the coding sequence ATGTTAACAGCAAAGAAACACTGGGTTATGACTAGCCTTCGCGCTGCTAGGATGCTCTCGGGTCACCGATCATTGAGCAAAAGCCTCCAAGAATGTTACAGCTTGCTTAATATACAGGAAAACTGCAACCACGATGAAGTGAAGGAAGCTTATGTCAAACTGGCCAAGTTATATCATCCGGATAGTGGCTCTGATGGCGCAGATCCTCTAAAGTTCATGCAGGTTGAAGAAGCCTACAAGGCTGTTGTCAAGCATTTAGCAGAGAGAAGAAAGGCGGAGTCTGATCAAAAATTGGATGAAGAAGAACAATCCAAGTACCTAGCACCTCAGCACAGACAGTATCTGAACTTTGAAGGCATTGGTATTGGAACACCTAGTCAAAGAGAGAAACAATACAGAAAGTTCAGAGTCAACCGTGCAACTGATCAAGTGTTGGATTATAGGAAACAGAAACTACAAGCTCAGGATCTGGAAAATACAATGATGGTGAAGGATGTACagcagagcaaaaaaacaaaaataacccAAGCAGTGGAACGACTGGTGGAAGATCTCATCCAGGAGTCGATGGCCAAAGGCGATTTTGATAACCTCAGTGGTAAAGGGAAACCATTGCAAAAGTTTTCACAATATCCATACATTGATCCCATGACACATAATCTGAACAGGATACTCATAGAAAATGGATATCAACCAGAATGGATTGTCCGGCAAAAAGAAATAAAGCAAACTATGGAGAAGCTTAGAAATGACATGATGAGTTACAGGAAAAAACTCGGTGAGCCCCTGACTGTCTACACTCAGAAACATTGGGACCTAAACTGTGAGCAATTCAGAAATGATATTAAACAACTTAATAAAACAGTAGATAGATTCAATTTAATTGTACCTCTACTGAACAGGCAGATGCTGCACTTTGACCCAGATAAGGAGCTTGCTGTTATATTGAAAAACTATGATGCGTTAATGGAAGCAAACAAAACCACTTCAGAGATTATTGGAAAATCAACTGAGGAAAGTAGTACAAAAAATAACCTGTTTAATTGGATCAAACTTTTCCTGAAATATAGTCAGAGGAAGTAG